In one Dama dama isolate Ldn47 chromosome 5, ASM3311817v1, whole genome shotgun sequence genomic region, the following are encoded:
- the INCA1 gene encoding protein INCA1 isoform X2: MRRLNPTSQPSPVMQVQEDADNLIPFANPTWMEEQYTPPLLRATGCSQPGQYGPEGLPPPEVLCRRKRRRPHSGGIQQGSGGIPARVRAVTHHLEDLRKRQRIINELKKAQWGSSGAASGPLLVDSDGCGFPSTTEHPDREEERADYPQEEDHFLTSGRAQLLWSPWSPLGQEGSCLSTQLGSMGPFSTVTATRNPFYHPWGVELQSEE; encoded by the exons ATGAGGAGACTCAATCCAACCTCCCAACCCAGTCCAGTCATGCAAGTACAGGAAGATGCAGACAACCTTATCCCTTTTGCCAA CCCCACCTGGATGGAGGAACAGTACACCCCACCCCTGCTG AGAGCCACTGGTTGCTCCCAGCCTGGCCAGTATGGCCCTGAGGGACTCCCACCTCCTGAGGTGCTCtgcagaagaaagaggaggaggccaCATTCGGGAGGAATACAGCAGGGATCTGGGGGCATCCCAGCCCGGGTAAGGGCGGTCACTCATCACTTGGAGGATCTAAGGAAGCGACAGAGAATCATCAATGA GCTGAAGAAGGCCCAGTGGGGCAGCTCTGGGGCTGCGTCTGGGCCTCTGCTGGTTGACAGTGATGGCTGTGGCTTCCCCAGCACCACCGAACACCCTGATCGGGAAGAGGAGAGGGCAGACTATCCACAAGAGGAGGACCACTTCCTCACTTCTGGCAGGGCCCAG ctgCTTTGGTCTCCCTGGAGTCCCCTGGGCCAGGAGGGGTCTTGTCTCTCCACGCAGCTGGGCTCTATGGGTCCCTTCAGCACTGTCACAGCCACTAGGAACCCCTTTTACCATCCCTGGGGGGTGGAACTACAGTCTGAGGAGTAG
- the INCA1 gene encoding protein INCA1 isoform X1: protein MRRLNPTSQPSPVMQVQEDADNLIPFAKCSRVVSRSPSPGLPSQSLRLTPQRYGDTFWESLSQRPSPTWMEEQYTPPLLRATGCSQPGQYGPEGLPPPEVLCRRKRRRPHSGGIQQGSGGIPARVRAVTHHLEDLRKRQRIINELKKAQWGSSGAASGPLLVDSDGCGFPSTTEHPDREEERADYPQEEDHFLTSGRAQLLWSPWSPLGQEGSCLSTQLGSMGPFSTVTATRNPFYHPWGVELQSEE, encoded by the exons ATGAGGAGACTCAATCCAACCTCCCAACCCAGTCCAGTCATGCAAGTACAGGAAGATGCAGACAACCTTATCCCTTTTGCCAA GTGTTCTAGGGTGGTCAGCCGATCTCCATCCCCCGGCTTGCCTTCCCAGAGCCTCAGACTGACGCCCCAGCGCTATGGAGACACCTTCTGGGAGAGTCTTAGTCAAAGGCCCAG CCCCACCTGGATGGAGGAACAGTACACCCCACCCCTGCTG AGAGCCACTGGTTGCTCCCAGCCTGGCCAGTATGGCCCTGAGGGACTCCCACCTCCTGAGGTGCTCtgcagaagaaagaggaggaggccaCATTCGGGAGGAATACAGCAGGGATCTGGGGGCATCCCAGCCCGGGTAAGGGCGGTCACTCATCACTTGGAGGATCTAAGGAAGCGACAGAGAATCATCAATGA GCTGAAGAAGGCCCAGTGGGGCAGCTCTGGGGCTGCGTCTGGGCCTCTGCTGGTTGACAGTGATGGCTGTGGCTTCCCCAGCACCACCGAACACCCTGATCGGGAAGAGGAGAGGGCAGACTATCCACAAGAGGAGGACCACTTCCTCACTTCTGGCAGGGCCCAG ctgCTTTGGTCTCCCTGGAGTCCCCTGGGCCAGGAGGGGTCTTGTCTCTCCACGCAGCTGGGCTCTATGGGTCCCTTCAGCACTGTCACAGCCACTAGGAACCCCTTTTACCATCCCTGGGGGGTGGAACTACAGTCTGAGGAGTAG